The Sporosarcina ureae genomic sequence GAACATGCCTGTATACTTGACGAATTTGAAAGGTCATATACAAGAAACAACAGTAGACCAGCTATTGCCGGGTGCTTTTTCCAAGGAGGATTTAGATTATGCAGAAGAACAACTTTAAGTCAGGCTTTATTTCCATCATCGGACGTCCCAATGTAGGGAAATCTACATTTATCAACCGCATGGTCGGTCAAAAAATTGCGATCATGAGCGACAAGCCACAAACAACACGAAACAAAGTACAGGGAATTGTCACAACCGATACGTCTCAGATGATTTTTATAGATACACCAGGTGTCCACAAACCGAAACATCGACTTGGCGACTTCATGTTGAAAGTGACACGCAGTACGCTGAGCGAAGTCGATGTGATCATGTTTATGGTCAATGCGGATGAAAAAATCGGAACAGGTGACAGATTTATTATGGAGTGGCTCGTGAAATCGGAGACGCCTGTATTTTTGGTCATCAATAAAATCGACTTAGTGCATCCTGATCAATTATTCGAGATCATCACATCATATACAAATGAAATGAAATTTGCAGAAGTCGTTCCAATCTCTGCACTAAATGGCAATAATATTGAACGATTGGTGGAAACGCTAGAAAGTTATTTAGAAGAAGGTCCACAATTTTATGATGCAGAGCAAGTAACGGATCACCCAGAGCGTTTCATCATTTCCGAAATGATCCGTGAAAAAGTATTGCACACTACACGCGAAGAAATTCCGCACTCGATTGCGGTGGCGATTGAAAGTATTGAGCAAGATCCAGTA encodes the following:
- the era gene encoding GTPase Era; the protein is MQKNNFKSGFISIIGRPNVGKSTFINRMVGQKIAIMSDKPQTTRNKVQGIVTTDTSQMIFIDTPGVHKPKHRLGDFMLKVTRSTLSEVDVIMFMVNADEKIGTGDRFIMEWLVKSETPVFLVINKIDLVHPDQLFEIITSYTNEMKFAEVVPISALNGNNIERLVETLESYLEEGPQFYDAEQVTDHPERFIISEMIREKVLHTTREEIPHSIAVAIESIEQDPVTDKTHIRATIIVERDSQKGIVIGKGGKLLKEVGVKARKDIEMLLGHKVYLELWVKVQKDWRNRPSRLKEFGFNEEDY